A single Glycine max cultivar Williams 82 chromosome 10 unlocalized genomic scaffold, Glycine_max_v4.0 Gm10_scaffold_115, whole genome shotgun sequence DNA region contains:
- the LOC100820165 gene encoding uncharacterized protein isoform X1 has product MPLPKIVTPIHFLGFLVILPLYFFAPFFCCPCHVSRCMWSFKHMSLPDWRISTLHLISLNNRNSPLSLNLLHVTLSSSIFSTLLSIPQSSFSPSFSFSIFSSFSFIFYLSISESFPSHLLSPFLFLFLPCMHLCHKKMDLWVSERLDGTKRRKKNTRRGVLLYDFFLFYIILLSLFGFVFCFYYRLVFPLCQKDVEKAKKLRGFIAEKRCAPLMLCLVCVLFYFFLFNIRSLLFTIEFMDYRFDAFWCVSCAYGTLLEPLTRAQTPVDPSDIAIRLLEPLKAEFPILSYADFYPVMFFCLWCLCA; this is encoded by the coding sequence ATGCCCTTACCCAAGATTGTGACACCTATCCATTTTCTCGgttttttggtcattttgcccctttatttttttgcacCTTTTTTCTGTTGCCCCTGCCACGTGTCGCGTTGCATGTGGAGTTTCAAACATATGTCACTCCCTGATTGGCGGATTTCAACTCTTCATTTAATTTCACTTAATAATCGAAACTCTCCTCTCTCCCTGAATCTTCTCCACGTTACTCTCTCTTCCTCAATCTTCTCCACGTTACTCTCTATTCCTCAATCTtctttttctccctctttctctttctcaatcttctcctctttttcttttatcttttatctttctatttCTGAATCTTTTCCTTCACACCTTCTCTCTccgtttctctttcttttcctcccttGCATGCACCTCTGCCACAAGAAAATGGATTTGTGGGTGAGTGAGAGATTAGATGGGaccaaaaggagaaaaaaaaacacgagAAGAGGGGTTTTGTTATACGATTTTTTCCTCTTCTACATTATTCTTCTTTCattgtttggttttgttttttgtttttactaccGTTTGGTTTTTCCCCTTTGTCAGAAGGATGTTGAGAAGGCGAAGAAGCTCAGAGGCTTCATCGCTGAGAAGAGATGTGCTCCTTTAATGCTCTGTTTGGTGTgcgttcttttttatttttttttatttaacattagaTCACTGTTATTTACAATTGAGTTTATGGATTATCGTTTTGACGCGTTTTGGTGTGTTTCGTGTGCATATGGCACTCTGCTGGAACCTTTGACAAGGGCACAAACACCGGTGGACCCTTCCGACATCGCTATTAGGCTTTTGGAGCCACTCAAGGCGGAGTTCCCTATTTTGAGCTACGCCGATTTCTACCCAGTgatgtttttttgtctttggtgttTGTGCGCTTAA
- the LOC100820165 gene encoding beta-galactosidase isoform X3: protein MGSSPEPINFSLMVALTPIEKGPYITTSYDYDYDAPLDEYGNIVQPKWGHLNELHSALKAMEEALTSRNVTETDVGNSVKVNERLDVKHDDPVWGENVTLRINNGNHVIHAFVNGEHIDSHWATYGIHNDKFDSKIKLKHGTNTISLLSVTVGLQTPMTSLYLLFTYLLPLLQTLLIMMSCG from the exons ATGGGTTCTTCCCCTGAGCCCATCAATTTCag TCTCATGGTGGCACTAACTCCGATAGAAAAGGGTCCATACATTACCACATcatatgattatgattatgatgctCCTTTGGATGAATATG GTAACATTGTCCAACCAAAATGGGGTCACCTCAATGAACTTCACAGTGCTTTGAAGGCAATGGAGGAAGCTCTTACAAGTAGGAACGTAACCGAGACTGATGTAGGCAACTCTGTTAAGGTAAATGAAAG ACTTGATGTCAAGCACGATGATCCAGTTTGGGGTGAAAATGTGACTCTTAGGATTAACAATGGCAACCATGTAATTCATGCATTCGTCAATGGAGAACATATTG ATTCCCATTGGGCCACATATGGTATTCACAACGATAAATTTGACTCGAAGAttaagttgaagcatggaacgAATACTATAAGCTTGCTTAGTGTCACTGTTGGACTTCAG ACACCTATGACCTCTCTCTATCTTCTCTTCACTTACTTACTGCCTTTGCTGCAAACACTGTTAATAATGATGTCGTGTGGCTAG
- the LOC100820165 gene encoding uncharacterized protein isoform X2 has product MGSSPEPINFSLMVALTPIEKGPYITTSYDYDYDAPLDEYGNIVQPKWGHLNELHSALKAMEEALTSRNVTETDVGNSVKVNERLDVKHDDPVWGENVTLRINNGNHVIHAFVNGEHIDSHWATYGIHNDKFDSKIKLKHGTNTISLLSVTVGLQKDVEKAKKLRGFIAEKRCAPLMLCLVCVLFYFFLFNIRSLLFTIEFMDYRFDAFWCVSCAYGTLLEPLTRAQTPVDPSDIAIRLLEPLKAEFPILSYADFYPVMFFCLWCLCA; this is encoded by the exons ATGGGTTCTTCCCCTGAGCCCATCAATTTCag TCTCATGGTGGCACTAACTCCGATAGAAAAGGGTCCATACATTACCACATcatatgattatgattatgatgctCCTTTGGATGAATATG GTAACATTGTCCAACCAAAATGGGGTCACCTCAATGAACTTCACAGTGCTTTGAAGGCAATGGAGGAAGCTCTTACAAGTAGGAACGTAACCGAGACTGATGTAGGCAACTCTGTTAAGGTAAATGAAAG ACTTGATGTCAAGCACGATGATCCAGTTTGGGGTGAAAATGTGACTCTTAGGATTAACAATGGCAACCATGTAATTCATGCATTCGTCAATGGAGAACATATTG ATTCCCATTGGGCCACATATGGTATTCACAACGATAAATTTGACTCGAAGAttaagttgaagcatggaacgAATACTATAAGCTTGCTTAGTGTCACTGTTGGACTTCAG AAGGATGTTGAGAAGGCGAAGAAGCTCAGAGGCTTCATCGCTGAGAAGAGATGTGCTCCTTTAATGCTCTGTTTGGTGTgcgttcttttttatttttttttatttaacattagaTCACTGTTATTTACAATTGAGTTTATGGATTATCGTTTTGACGCGTTTTGGTGTGTTTCGTGTGCATATGGCACTCTGCTGGAACCTTTGACAAGGGCACAAACACCGGTGGACCCTTCCGACATCGCTATTAGGCTTTTGGAGCCACTCAAGGCGGAGTTCCCTATTTTGAGCTACGCCGATTTCTACCCAGTgatgtttttttgtctttggtgttTGTGCGCTTAA